From Cyanobacteriota bacterium:
GGAAATTGATATAGCAGTTGGGAGAAACACAAATGAGATCACCTGAAAATAGCTGGTTAGTTGTGGGTTCGATGAGTGTGGTAGCAGCTCTGGGAGTAATGACTGTTCCCGCTCAGGCATTTACACTCAATGCTACATCCGGTAGCTGGAGTAATGTAGTTGGCGGCAGTTCGATAGGGTTTTACACAGTTGCATCTGAGCAGCAAGTGCGATGGGGAACTCCAACTATTGGCTCAGAAATCACTCACCAAAGTGGTCTAGGGTTCACAGGGACGGGAGCACAAGCTATTGAGATTGATACCATTTTCAACCTAGGGCAGTTGCGCCACTTTAACAATCCTGTCGCTGCTGGAACA
This genomic window contains:
- a CDS encoding choice-of-anchor K domain-containing protein, which produces MTVPAQAFTLNATSGSWSNVVGGSSIGFYTVASEQQVRWGTPTIGSEITHQSGLGFTGTGAQAIEIDTIFNLGQLRHFNNPVAAGT